From the Ignavibacteriales bacterium genome, the window AATCCTAACACCGAAGGCGCGGGGTTTGGTACAGATACTAACGTAGTGACATTTATAGATAAAGACGATAAAGAAGAACTTCCGCTGATGAGTAAATATGAGGTAGCTAACAAAATAATAGATAAGTTTGTAGGTTAGCTTATTAACAAACACCTAACAATCACACCCTTTTTACTAACATTATTAACATTTATAGAATTTTAAATAGATGTAAAATTAGCTCTTTATTTTTGTATTCCTACCGTTTATATTTACCTATCAACAAATATTTTCAACCTAATCTCATTGAGTGAATTAGACGAAATCCTCGAAGGGGCGAGAAATTTCCTCAGGTATAAAGAGAAGTACAGCCCTGTCAGCATTTTTGAAAGTGAGGTGGCAAGGACACCGGGAAATTCACCATCCGATCAAACAGTGAAAGCAAAAGAAAAAAGTATCGAGAAAAAAGCAAAACCTTCACAGCCGGGCGAAGACGGTTTGGTGCGTGAAGATGACGTGCTGTACTCACTTGTGAGAGAGGACTGGATGGATGCAAACAGCCTGGATGAACTCAACAAGATGATCTGTAATTGTCAGAAGTGCGATCTATGGAAAACGCGGACTAACTTCGTTTTTGGCGTAGGGAATCCGAATGCTGATCTGGTTTGTGTTGGCGAAGCACCCGGCGCTGAAGAGGATAAACAGGGTAAGCCGTTCGTCGGAAGAGCCGGACAGCTGCTGACTAAGATTCTTGAGGCTATCAATTTTCAGCGAGAGGACGTATATATCTGTAATATCCTCAAATCCCGCCCGCCGGATAATAGGAATCCTTTGCCATTTGAAATAAAGCAATGTGAGCCATATCTTATTAAACAGCTTGAGCTGATAAAACCAAAGTTTATACTTGCTCTCGGCACGTTTGCGTCACAAACTTTGTTGAAGAGTAAGGAGCCTCTCGGTAAATTGCGTGGACGATTCCACTCGTACAACGGAATTCCGATGATGGTTACGTATCACCCTGCGGCATTGCTCAGAAATCCACATTGGAAAAAACCCACGTGGGAGGATGTTCAGCTTCTGAAAGCGGAATATGACAAAGTAGTAAATAAATAATTTTAATATAGATTGGCAAAGAGTACAAAAAAACAAACGCTGGAATTAGTAGATATCCCCGATGAAAACCAGGATCTGGGTGAGGGGCGCATAGCCCCTAACGCGCTCGACCTTGAAGAGAACGTCATCGGCGCGGTGATGCTCGACAATATGGTTATGAACGAAGTTCTCCAGATACTCGACAGCAGGCATTTTTACCGCCCGGCTAATGGTATTATATTCCAGGCTATGATAAACCTGGATGCGAAAAAGGAACCGATAGACCCGAATACGCTCAAGGAAGAGCTGAGGCGGATGGGAAAACTGGATGAGATAGGAGGTGTAGAATATATCATAGACCTGAGCTCGGCAGTTTCTACTTCAGCAAACGCTGATTATTACGCAAGGATAATTTTCGAAAAGTATATACTGCGCTACCTGATTAATATCTCATCGAAGATCGTTAACAAATGCTTTGATCCTACTATAAATACTTTCACTGTACTGGATGAGGCGGAGCAGAAGATACTCGATATTTCCGAATCACTTTCCAAAAAGAAGATCGTTTCCGTAAAAGAAGAGATAGAAAAGCTCATCTCCGAACTAGGCGATCAGCGTACAAACAGAAGCGGTATCATAGGAATACCAACCGGTTATGTGAAGCTCGATGAGCTTACTGTAGGTCTTCAGAAATCTGAGCTTATAATCGTAGCAGGCCGTCCGTCACATGGTAAAACGGCTTTTGCGTTGAATATAGCCAGGAATGCGGCGGTTGATCACAACAAATCTATCGGCCTGTTCAGCCTGGAAATGTCCGTACGTGAATTGATACTAAGGCTTCTTGCAGGTGAGGCGAGAGTTGACGGTAAGCTCTTGAAATCCGGTAAATCGACTCCCGAAGACTGGAACAAAGTTTTGAACACATATCATAAGCTAAAAACGAATCTCTATATAGACGATTCGAGTGAGCTTTCTATACTTGAGCTGAGAGCAAAAGCAAGGAGGATGAAGCAGGACAACGATATAGATATGATAATCGTCGATTACTTACAGCTTGTAAAAGGACCTGACAACGCCGAGCGAAGAGACCTCGAAGTTGCATATGTTTCGCGCGGATTAAAGGCTCTTGCAAAGGAGCTCGATATACCGGTTGTCGCGTGCGCTCAGCTTAATCGTGGCATCGAGCAGAGAGGTAAGGAGAAACGCCCTCAGCTTGCCGATCTTCGTGAATCCGGTGCTATCGAGCAGGACGCTGACGTGGTAATGTTCGTACACAGACCCATCATGGGAATGAAAGTTGATGAACATAATCCCGACCACCAGGAGCTTAAACGTAAAGCGGAAATAATAATCGGTAAACAGAGAAACGGACCGACGGGAGATTTTGAATTAATATTCCTTAATGAGTATGCTAAGTTCGAGAATATGCACAAGAGCCCAAGGATAGATGAACGAAGCCTCAGTGTGGATGAAGAAGAAGATATGCCCTTCTAACGAATGACTGACATCAGACCAAATATTAATAAGCCGGTTGTGCCGGCTTTTTTATTGCATATAATCGGGTATGTAATAATTTATTCCGTGCTCGAGATCGTAGCCGGCTTCGGTGATCCTTTGAATCCGGTTTTTGCCTTGATCATCGCCCTATCGGTTGTTGCGACGGCCGCAATAGTCGAAGTGGGTCTTTTAAAATCAAGGATGAGCGAAGTCTTCTCTATCCTTGGTTTTGGTATTCCTTCCGGTTCCTCTATCATATTTGCAGTAGTAATTGCTCTTTTGCTATTTCTTTGTTTCCCGCTTATCACATCTGTAACCGGGTATGAGTTTACGTTGCCTACTAACTGGATCAGGCTTGCGCTGGGTGTCTTTGTATTGCACGGTATTGCAGAGGAAGTGTTATATCGCGGTTATTTGTTCAATCACCTTAGGCAGGGAAGGAGTTTCGCTAAAGCAGTTTGGATGTCTGTATTATTTTTCACACTCGCTCATATTCCGATAATGATTACTCAGGGGATATTTGTTGGAGGTACGGCTGTACTTCTTGCCGCGGTGTCGTCATTTCCGTTAGCTAGGCTTTATGAAAGAGGCAATAATACTATCTGGGCACCGGCTATTGTGCATTTTGCAATTGACATGGTGATACCGATTGTCGCGGGAGGAGAGATGACAGAATCAGCACAAAAAGCAGTGATGATGTGGATGGGAACAAGTATGGTTATCCCATATATAGCATTCTTAATTCCCCGTAGTAAAGCTCAGAGGTCTATTCGATAAGTTATCCATTCGTTCATCTGGCGTGCGCCGAGCTTGTCGTAAAATTTTATCGCATTAACGTTCCAGTCGAGAACCACCCATTCCATCCGCCCGCACTTTTTCTTCTCTGCTATCCTTCTGAGTTCAGCCATATACATCTGCCCTATGCCCTTGCTTCGCTGATCTCCCGATATATAGATGTCTTCCAGATATAGAGTAGGTCGCGCTCTGAAAGACGAATATGTGAAAAAGTATATTGCATATCCGACCGCTTTACCGGAACTCTTATCGAATGCCAGGAGTACTTTTATCAGCGGTTTATCTGAAAAAGTATCTCTCAGAAGCCGTTTTTGGGCTTTTTTGTCAGGACGGTCAAGTTTTTCGAAATCAGCCAGCTCATTAATTAAACGGAGAAATTCTTTGCCGTCGGATTTCTTTGCTTTGCGTATTTTTATGCTCATATAAGGATTTGGGAATTCATTAATTACTTTGAATAAATTTATTATTTTAAATTAGCAAAATAAAAAATGTATTGAAATGGATAGAAGGGACTTTTTAAAGGGTGCGGTGTTGATGTCTGTGTCAGGAGTTTTCCTGGGAAGATTATCGAGCGGAGCATCGAGAGCTTTGAGCTTTTTCGATGACTACGAGGATATGAAATGCCAGAAGATCCTCAAATCATTTCCTGCTTCACTGCAGGAGCTTCCTCTGAATGAAATTATTGCCGAAGTCGGTAAATCGTTCATAGGGACGGAATACGTCGGCGGCACGCTCGATGAAAACATGAAAGAATCGCTGGTGATAAAAGTAACCGGGCTCGATTGCGTAACATTTGTCGAAAATACACTTATAATGTCCAGGCTCGTAAAAAGAGGAAAAACGGAATTCGAAGATTATAAGAAGGAACTGGAATTCATCCGCTACAGGGACGGAAATATGGACGGCTATCCGTCACGTCTGCACTATTTTTCTGATTGGATATATAATAACCAGCAAAAAGGTGTCGTCGAAGATATAACTTCCGGTATTGGCGGAAAGCCTTATAATAAGACTATTGATTACATGACCACTCACCCTGATTCATATAAACAGCTTAAGAACGATCCTGCTAATTTCCAGGCAATGGAAAATGTGGAAGCCGAAATAAACTCTCGCCAGATGTATTATATACCAAAGGGTGAAGTGGATCAGTATTACGATCTTCTTCAAACCGGAGATATTATAGGCACGACAACGGACATCGCGGGGCTGGACATTACACACACCGGGTTTATTTATAAAGACGATACCGGGACGTATTTTATGCATGCTTCCTATCCTAAGAAGGAAGTGATTATCAGCGGTGAAGAGCTTAAGGAGTATCTTGCGGGCAATAAGAAGCAATCAGGCATTATGGTTGCGAGACCGCTCGCATTATAATTTTGATGACGGGATTTATTCTATTTTATATTATCGCCTGTATTGTGTGCTACCTGATAGGTTCCATTCCAAGCGCATTCCTGGTACTGAAAAAATTTCACGGTAAGAACATAATGGATGAAGGCTCCGGCAATGTCGGCGCTATGAATTCATTCGACGTTACTGGGTCTAAGATGACAGGCTTTGTAGTGTTCGCGTTTGATTTCCTCAAAGGATTTATTCCGGTGGCTGTTCTGATATTTGTATTCGATCTTTACCTTCCTTATATAATGATTCCTGCTGTAATGCTCGTTATTGGTCATAACTATTCTATCTTTCTTAAGTTCAAAGGTGGGAGAGGGCTTGCAACTGCTGCAGGAGCATCTATGCTGATCAATTACTGGTTGATGGTGATATGGTGTTTCCTCTTCGTGGCGACCTTCCTTATTAAAAGGAATGTACACTGGGGAAATGTGATCGCAACAATATTAATGCCTTTGACGGTGTATATATTATCGGGCTTCATTTTGCAATTTACGCTTGGTTATATTGACGTGGGAAGTGGCGGTTATTACACAGCCTTAGAGGAGCAACTATTTGTCTTCAGTTCCTCAATAAGTTTAATTATATTACTAAAGCATATTAATCCTATCGTAGAATTATTAAAAAAGAAAGAAAATGAGTAAAAATCCCCAATTGACATCCATAGATGATCTAAATGAAATGGCTCGCCAGATTAGGAGGGACATTATTAATGAGCTGAATATTGCTCAAACCGGACACTCCGGGGGACCTCTTGGTATGGCGGATATTTTCACCGCACTCTATTTTAATATTATGAACGTAGATAATGAAAACCCGGAAATGGGTGAACGGGATTTTTTATTCCTTTCGATAGGACATATAGCGCCTGTTTGGTATCCTACACTTGCCCGGCGCGGATACATACCCCTGGAAGAGCTAAAAACGCTCCGCCAGATAAACGGCAGGCTGCAGGGCCACCCGGCTCCAGCAAAAACTCACGGTGTTCCGGGTGTAGAGATCGCGTCAGGATCTCTGGGACAGGGACTCTCTATTGCTGTAGGAGCGGCTTTGGGGTTAAGATTGGATGGGAAGTCGAATCACGTGTATTGTATATGCGGTGATGGTGAATTGCAGGAAGGGCAGATATGGGAGGCGCTGATGACAGCCGCGCATCATAAATGTGACAACCTTACAATGATAATAGACAGAAACCATTGCCAGATAGACAACAGGACCGAGAACGTGATGGAGATAGAACCGCTCGCGGATAAGCTGAGGGCGTTTAATTGGGAAGTTTTTGAGATGGACGGGCACGATATGCAGGCGATACTGGATACGATAAAAGCCGCGAAGGATTTCAAAGGGAAGCCGTCGGTGATAATAGCCAATACATATATGGGTAAGGGCGTTTCATTTATGGAAGACAAATATCAATGGCACGGCGTACCTCCATCACATGAGCAGGCAGAGCAGGCTCTCAGCGAGCTTGAACCGACAAAGTATGGTGATTTTGTGTAATTTAGAGAAAATGATGAATCAAAATGGAATCTTTAAAGGATAAAGTTATAATCCTGACCGGTGCCTCACGAGGCATCGGCAGGGCAACCGCAATAAACCTCTCAGCAGATAATCCAAAACTAGTACTGGTTTCAAGAAAGCGTAACGATCTGGATGAAGTGTTGCCGTTTTTAAAGGGCGATAAGGAAAACGTGCTTTTTGTCGAGGCAGACGTGTCCAGCGAAGAGGATTGCAGAAAGATAGTGGACGAAGCCATAGGGAAATTCGGTACAGTGGATGTATTAATAAACAATGCGGCGCAATTTGGGCGATATAATGTTACTGAGCTTAAGATGGAAGATTTCGACAGGATTATGAACACAAATCTCCGCGGGGTAATATATTTAACACAACTTGTGCTACCCTACATGATAAAGCAGAACGGTGGTACAATAGTAAATATTTCGTCGACAGCAGGCAAACGCGGTTATGAAGGCGGTACGGCATACTCAGCTTCTAAGCACGCACTCAACTCATTCAGTGAATGTCTTAATAAAGAAGTTCGTCCGAATAACATTCGAGTTATTACCGTAAGTCCATCATCTGTTGATACCAGAAATAAAGATGAGTCTGATATTAAGAAAGGCGGGAAAGGTGTTTACATGAGGATGGAAGATGTGGCAGAGTCGATCGCGCTCGCTATAAGGCTTCCCCAGCGTGCTTTGGTAAATGACATAGAGCTTTGGGGAACCAATCCATGGAAATAGAATGAGATCAGAAGCAAAGCTTACAGCGGTGGCGCCGACTCTTTTAGTTGCCGATATGAAAAAAAGCATTGAATACTGGAAGGATAAACTTGGTTTTGAGCTTGTGAATACCTTTGGTGAGAATACTTTTGCCATAATGAAAAGGGATAATAACTATGTAATGTTTGGGCAGGTCAAAGATCCTTCCGAAATTAAGCCCTACTGGAAGATCCGTGAAAAAACCTCCAATATCTACTTCTGGACGGATGATGTAGAAACGCTATACAAGGAATTCAAAGAGAACGGAGCAACAATCGACTGGGATCTATATACTGCACCTTATGGTGTGAAGGAATTTGGAATAAATGATCCGGATGGTTATGATATAGCCTTTGGGGAAATCCTCCGTTAAGTTTAGAGAATACTTTTCAGCTTTCCTTGTATAATTAAACTTTTTACGATACTTTTATTTAGCGTGCGGGAATAAAGAGTCACCCTTCCTTACATTAAATCATTGTGAAATAATTTCTTATTTTGCTCCCCGGCTAGTAAATAGTATTGCTGATAATAATACCGATAATAAATGCTTATAAATTGAGAATAGTTTAATTAACAAAACAAGGAGAATTCAAAAATGCAAAAACTTCTTAAATTTCTGTTCTCAATGGTTTTTCTTGCTATTTCATTTAATTCAGTCCTTTCACAGGGCTGGTTTACACAGGTAAGTAACGCCAGTGGTAATGACCTGCTGTCGCTTTCATTTATCGATGATATGACAGGCTACTGTGTAGGTCAGGGAGGAACAATCATTAAAACCACTAATGGAGGCACAAATTGGGCATTACAATCCTCCGGAACGACCGAGACGCTCAACGGTGTGTTCTTTGTGGACGCAATGACAGGCTACGCAGTTGGTAATGGTCCGTTTCCATCGGGTGACGGTGTGATATTGAAAACCACCAATGGAGGTACTAACTGGGTAATGCAGGCATCAAATACTTCGGGGAATAATCTATATTGTGTTCATTTCTTTTCTGCCGATGTGGGGATTGCCGGGAAGGATTTCGGAGGCGGTGACACTTCTGCTATGATTATGACATCAAACGGCGGTACGAACTGGGTGAGAGTATTCCCGGGTTCGGCAGTGATCGTTTATTCATTCGATTTTCCAACGTCTTCGATCGGTTACGCGACGGGAAGCCAGACAATCCCAAATAATGCATATATACTTTCTACTTCCAATTCGGGAAGTAACTGGGCATACGGCTTTTCGACCTCGACTTCGATACAAACTGATGTTTCATTTGGAAACGCAACAACGGGGTACACATGCGGTTTCTTTGGAACTGTAGCAAAGACGACCAATTCCGGGGGAAATTGGACTGCCCTTACTACAGGGCAATCACCCTCCGATAATTATTTTGGTGTTCATTTTACATCCGCTACAACCGGATATGTAGTGGGCTCGAAGGGCGGAACATCTTTTCCAATTGTAATAAAAACTACCGATGGCGGAAGTAATTGGACAGAGCAGTCAACAGGTCAGGTACAATATCTTGAAGATGTTGCATTTGTCGATGATAATACGGGATGGATCTGCGGCAGGGTAGGATTATTGTTGAAAACA encodes:
- a CDS encoding uracil-DNA glycosylase — encoded protein: MDANSLDELNKMICNCQKCDLWKTRTNFVFGVGNPNADLVCVGEAPGAEEDKQGKPFVGRAGQLLTKILEAINFQREDVYICNILKSRPPDNRNPLPFEIKQCEPYLIKQLELIKPKFILALGTFASQTLLKSKEPLGKLRGRFHSYNGIPMMVTYHPAALLRNPHWKKPTWEDVQLLKAEYDKVVNK
- a CDS encoding VOC family protein, translated to MRSEAKLTAVAPTLLVADMKKSIEYWKDKLGFELVNTFGENTFAIMKRDNNYVMFGQVKDPSEIKPYWKIREKTSNIYFWTDDVETLYKEFKENGATIDWDLYTAPYGVKEFGINDPDGYDIAFGEILR
- a CDS encoding glycerol-3-phosphate acyltransferase, with translation MTGFILFYIIACIVCYLIGSIPSAFLVLKKFHGKNIMDEGSGNVGAMNSFDVTGSKMTGFVVFAFDFLKGFIPVAVLIFVFDLYLPYIMIPAVMLVIGHNYSIFLKFKGGRGLATAAGASMLINYWLMVIWCFLFVATFLIKRNVHWGNVIATILMPLTVYILSGFILQFTLGYIDVGSGGYYTALEEQLFVFSSSISLIILLKHINPIVELLKKKENE
- the dnaB gene encoding replicative DNA helicase; the protein is MAKSTKKQTLELVDIPDENQDLGEGRIAPNALDLEENVIGAVMLDNMVMNEVLQILDSRHFYRPANGIIFQAMINLDAKKEPIDPNTLKEELRRMGKLDEIGGVEYIIDLSSAVSTSANADYYARIIFEKYILRYLINISSKIVNKCFDPTINTFTVLDEAEQKILDISESLSKKKIVSVKEEIEKLISELGDQRTNRSGIIGIPTGYVKLDELTVGLQKSELIIVAGRPSHGKTAFALNIARNAAVDHNKSIGLFSLEMSVRELILRLLAGEARVDGKLLKSGKSTPEDWNKVLNTYHKLKTNLYIDDSSELSILELRAKARRMKQDNDIDMIIVDYLQLVKGPDNAERRDLEVAYVSRGLKALAKELDIPVVACAQLNRGIEQRGKEKRPQLADLRESGAIEQDADVVMFVHRPIMGMKVDEHNPDHQELKRKAEIIIGKQRNGPTGDFELIFLNEYAKFENMHKSPRIDERSLSVDEEEDMPF
- a CDS encoding SDR family NAD(P)-dependent oxidoreductase; protein product: MESLKDKVIILTGASRGIGRATAINLSADNPKLVLVSRKRNDLDEVLPFLKGDKENVLFVEADVSSEEDCRKIVDEAIGKFGTVDVLINNAAQFGRYNVTELKMEDFDRIMNTNLRGVIYLTQLVLPYMIKQNGGTIVNISSTAGKRGYEGGTAYSASKHALNSFSECLNKEVRPNNIRVITVSPSSVDTRNKDESDIKKGGKGVYMRMEDVAESIALAIRLPQRALVNDIELWGTNPWK
- a CDS encoding T9SS type A sorting domain-containing protein, yielding MQKLLKFLFSMVFLAISFNSVLSQGWFTQVSNASGNDLLSLSFIDDMTGYCVGQGGTIIKTTNGGTNWALQSSGTTETLNGVFFVDAMTGYAVGNGPFPSGDGVILKTTNGGTNWVMQASNTSGNNLYCVHFFSADVGIAGKDFGGGDTSAMIMTSNGGTNWVRVFPGSAVIVYSFDFPTSSIGYATGSQTIPNNAYILSTSNSGSNWAYGFSTSTSIQTDVSFGNATTGYTCGFFGTVAKTTNSGGNWTALTTGQSPSDNYFGVHFTSATTGYVVGSKGGTSFPIVIKTTDGGSNWTEQSTGQVQYLEDVAFVDDNTGWICGRVGLLLKTTTGGALVGITNITSQAVDYTLQQNYPNPFNPETKIKFSIPGAGSKNNVKLSVFDASGKEVAVLVNGELNSGTYEYSFHGGNLSSGVYFYKLETDGFIETKKMLLVK
- a CDS encoding CPBP family intramembrane metalloprotease, translated to MTDIRPNINKPVVPAFLLHIIGYVIIYSVLEIVAGFGDPLNPVFALIIALSVVATAAIVEVGLLKSRMSEVFSILGFGIPSGSSIIFAVVIALLLFLCFPLITSVTGYEFTLPTNWIRLALGVFVLHGIAEEVLYRGYLFNHLRQGRSFAKAVWMSVLFFTLAHIPIMITQGIFVGGTAVLLAAVSSFPLARLYERGNNTIWAPAIVHFAIDMVIPIVAGGEMTESAQKAVMMWMGTSMVIPYIAFLIPRSKAQRSIR
- a CDS encoding DUF1460 domain-containing protein; translation: MDRRDFLKGAVLMSVSGVFLGRLSSGASRALSFFDDYEDMKCQKILKSFPASLQELPLNEIIAEVGKSFIGTEYVGGTLDENMKESLVIKVTGLDCVTFVENTLIMSRLVKRGKTEFEDYKKELEFIRYRDGNMDGYPSRLHYFSDWIYNNQQKGVVEDITSGIGGKPYNKTIDYMTTHPDSYKQLKNDPANFQAMENVEAEINSRQMYYIPKGEVDQYYDLLQTGDIIGTTTDIAGLDITHTGFIYKDDTGTYFMHASYPKKEVIISGEELKEYLAGNKKQSGIMVARPLAL
- a CDS encoding GNAT family N-acetyltransferase codes for the protein MSIKIRKAKKSDGKEFLRLINELADFEKLDRPDKKAQKRLLRDTFSDKPLIKVLLAFDKSSGKAVGYAIYFFTYSSFRARPTLYLEDIYISGDQRSKGIGQMYMAELRRIAEKKKCGRMEWVVLDWNVNAIKFYDKLGARQMNEWITYRIDL
- a CDS encoding transketolase, which encodes MSKNPQLTSIDDLNEMARQIRRDIINELNIAQTGHSGGPLGMADIFTALYFNIMNVDNENPEMGERDFLFLSIGHIAPVWYPTLARRGYIPLEELKTLRQINGRLQGHPAPAKTHGVPGVEIASGSLGQGLSIAVGAALGLRLDGKSNHVYCICGDGELQEGQIWEALMTAAHHKCDNLTMIIDRNHCQIDNRTENVMEIEPLADKLRAFNWEVFEMDGHDMQAILDTIKAAKDFKGKPSVIIANTYMGKGVSFMEDKYQWHGVPPSHEQAEQALSELEPTKYGDFV